The sequence CCATGGGTTTTACCGTACGACACGCTCGGTCACTGGCCGGGACTACGCGAGGGCGCCGGATAACTTTTGCCCAGTGTCCCGTATCTCCGAGAAAGTCACGGAAATATCCCTTCGAGGGAAAACATATTTGAGCCCTGCCCCGAGAACACACACCAGAGTAGTATGGCAAGTCGAACCACGTCACACACCGGGCAGGCGGAGACGGACACGGGCTCGCTGCGTCGTCGAATCCAGCGAAGCGAGTGGCTCGGGCCCGTCGTGACCCTGCTACCCAGCGTTTTCTGGCTCCTCGTGTTCTTCCTCGTCCCGCTCGCGGTCATGTTCTACTACAGCTTCGGCGAGACGGGGCCGTTCGGGCAGGTGCTCGTCAGCGCTGAGTACCTGGGCATCCAGCAGTACGTGCAGTTTTTCGTCCCCAGCGAGGTGTCCGCGCTCGCGGCCGTCTGGCACACCGTCGCGTGGATACTGGAGGGACTGCTCCCCTTCGAGGCCCAGTTGGCGGCGACCGACCCGACGCCTTACATCCAGTTGACGATCAAGAGTATCGGCTACGGCATCGTGGCGACCGTCGTCTCATTCGCCGTCGGGTATCCAGCGGCCTATTACATCGGTCGCGTCGCTCCGGAGGAGTACCGGGACCTCCTGTTGGTCCTCGTCATCCTGCCCTTCTGGGCGTCCTTTCTGGTCCGCATCTACGCCATCCAGTTGCTCCTCTCCCGAGGGAGTTTCCTGATGGAAGGCCTGTCGTTGCTCCCGTTCGTCGAACCGGGACTCCGGTTGATGAACACGCAGTTCGCGGTCATGCTCGGTCTCGTGTACATCTGGATCCCGTTCATGATCCTCCCCGTCTACACCAGCATCGAAGAAATCGACTTTACCCTTCAGGAGGCGGCCATGGACCTGGGGGCAGACCGTGCGTCCGCGTTCCGTCGGGTCATCTTCCCGCTCTCGATGCCGGGAGTCGTGGCCGGGAGCATCCTCGTGTTCATCCCGAGTGCGGGATCGTACGTCATCCCGGAACTCCTCGGCGGTCCGGATAGCCAGATGATCGGCAATTTCATCGCAAACCAGTTCGGGAGCGCGATGAACTGGCCGCTGGGCGCCGCGGGGTCGTTCATCCTGATGGCCGTCATGCTAGGTGCCATCGGCTTCTACATGAAATTCGGCGAGAGTGGTGATCTCGCATGAGCACCGCAACTGAGCCAACCGTGGGTCAGCGGATCAAGCGCATGCGCTCGCGGGTCTTCGAGCAGGGAACGGTCCTCCTGTCGCTGGAGGCGCTGTTCCTCTACCTCTTTCTCTACGTGCCCATACTGGTGGTCATCGCCCTCTCGTTCAACGACTCCCAGTACGTCCTCGTCTGGCAGGGCTTCACGATCGAGTGGTGGCAGGCCTTCTTCAGTGGACAGACGGTCGCGCGAGTGGACCCCGCCGTGGCCTGGGTGGCGCTCCTCAACTCGCTGAAAATCGCCAGTGTCACGGTCGTCGTGAGCACGGTCTTCGGAACCATGCTCGCCTTCGGCCTGGACCGCTACGACTTCCCCGGAAAGGGCCTCCTGCTCGGGACCGTCTACATGCCGATCATCATCCCGAGCATCGTGATGGGCATCTCGCTGCTGATCTTCTTCAACATGGTCGGCATGAGCCTGGGCATCGGAACGGCCACCATCGGCCACATCGCCTTCGACATCAGTTTCGTGGCCGTCGTGGTCGCCGCGCGGTTACAGAGTTTCGATCGGACCCTCGAGGAGGCCGCCCAGGACCTCGGAGCGAACCGACTCGAGACGTTCCGCTACGTCACGTTCCCCGCTATCAAACCGGGCGTCATCGCGGGTGCGTTACTCGCGTTCGCCATGAGTTTCGACGACTTCGTCGTGACCTTCTTCATCATCGGCAACCAGAACACGCTCCCGATATTCTTCTTCTCGAAGGTCCGCATGGGCGTCACGCCGGGCGTCAACGTGATCGCTGCCGCGATCATCATCTTCTCCATCGCCATCGTGGCCCTCGCCCAGCGATACGAAGGGCCGATCTGGTGACCGGAAAAATTTTGGCAATTGTAACGTTTTTCCGCAATAGTTATTAGAGAAGGGGCCTTTGACTCGAAAGAGTTGGCGTGATACACATGGACAAGCAAGGAACCAACTCGGCGCGTCGGCGGACCTTCCTCAAAGTAACTGGCTCGATCGCCACGGCGGGACTGGCAGGGCTGGCTGGCTGTTCCGGGGGTGGGGATGGTGGCGGGACGGAAACCACCAGCAGCAGCGACGGTGGTTCTGGGGACTCCACGACGGTCGATGCGGACGCAGAAGACCTGCGTGAGGAGTACGATCTCGCAGAACTGGACTACGAACTCGAGGACGAGTTGAACATCTTCCAGTGGAGCGACTACTGGGGAGAGGACATCATCCCGACCTTCGAGAAGGTCTTCGGGGTGACTGTGAACGTCTCCAACTTCGCGTCGAACGAGGAGATGTTCAACAAACTCAAAGCGGGTGGGACCGGGCAGTACGACCTGGTGTTCCCGAGCGACTACATGATCGGGACGATGGCCGAGCAGGGCGTCATCCAGGAACTCGACATGGACAAGATCCCGAACTACGAGAACGTGGCCTCGAAGTTCTCCGATCCGTCCTACGACCCGGATCCAGGGACCTACTCGGTCCCCTATCAATGGGGGACCTCGGGGATCGGCTGGACGACCGAGATGTTGGGGGACACCGAGTTGAACACGTGGGACGCGATGTGGAACGACGACTACGCCGGCGAAATCACGATGATGAACGACATGCGCGAGACCATCGGTGCGGCGCTCAAACGCCGGGGATACTCTTTGAATACCACGGACCCCGAGAAGATCGAGGAGGCCAAACAGGACCTCATCGAGCAAAAAGAGCTGTTGCTCACCTACGACTCCTCGAACTTCGAGGTGAAGTTGATCAACGAGCAGGCCAGCCCCGTTCACGGCTGGTCCGGGGACATCTTCCGGGCCTACTGGGAGACCTACGAGGACGATTCCTCGCCGGTCAACTACCGGGTCCCCGAGGAGGGCGGCGTCGTCTGGGTCGACAACGGGGCGATCACCGCAGAGGCACAGCACCCCAACGCGGCCCACGCCTTCATCAACTACTACTCGAACGCGCGCGTCGCGGCGGCCATCACGAACTGGACGTACTTCGGTAGCCCGAACGAGGCCGCGGAGGAGCACATCTACGAAGAGATCTTGGAGGACCCGGCCATCTATCCGCCAGACGACGTCATGGATAGCCTCGAGTACATCGAGAACGTCGGTGACGCACGGTCGCACTACAGCGAAGCCTGGACCGAGATCCAGAACGCCTGAATCCACCACATGCACGACGTAGACGTCCACCTCGACGGCGTGACGAAGAAGTACGGCGACCTCCTCGCCGTCGACGACGTAAATCTCACCGTCGAGGAGGGACAGTTCCTCACCCTCCTCGGGCCGAGTGGCTGTGGCAAGACGACGACGCTCAGGTTGATCGCCGGCTTCGAGTCGCCCACGCGCGGAGCGGTCTCCATCAGCGGCGA is a genomic window of Halanaeroarchaeum sp. HSR-CO containing:
- a CDS encoding ABC transporter permease; the encoded protein is MASRTTSHTGQAETDTGSLRRRIQRSEWLGPVVTLLPSVFWLLVFFLVPLAVMFYYSFGETGPFGQVLVSAEYLGIQQYVQFFVPSEVSALAAVWHTVAWILEGLLPFEAQLAATDPTPYIQLTIKSIGYGIVATVVSFAVGYPAAYYIGRVAPEEYRDLLLVLVILPFWASFLVRIYAIQLLLSRGSFLMEGLSLLPFVEPGLRLMNTQFAVMLGLVYIWIPFMILPVYTSIEEIDFTLQEAAMDLGADRASAFRRVIFPLSMPGVVAGSILVFIPSAGSYVIPELLGGPDSQMIGNFIANQFGSAMNWPLGAAGSFILMAVMLGAIGFYMKFGESGDLA
- a CDS encoding ABC transporter permease, with product MSTATEPTVGQRIKRMRSRVFEQGTVLLSLEALFLYLFLYVPILVVIALSFNDSQYVLVWQGFTIEWWQAFFSGQTVARVDPAVAWVALLNSLKIASVTVVVSTVFGTMLAFGLDRYDFPGKGLLLGTVYMPIIIPSIVMGISLLIFFNMVGMSLGIGTATIGHIAFDISFVAVVVAARLQSFDRTLEEAAQDLGANRLETFRYVTFPAIKPGVIAGALLAFAMSFDDFVVTFFIIGNQNTLPIFFFSKVRMGVTPGVNVIAAAIIIFSIAIVALAQRYEGPIW
- a CDS encoding spermidine/putrescine ABC transporter substrate-binding protein, producing MDKQGTNSARRRTFLKVTGSIATAGLAGLAGCSGGGDGGGTETTSSSDGGSGDSTTVDADAEDLREEYDLAELDYELEDELNIFQWSDYWGEDIIPTFEKVFGVTVNVSNFASNEEMFNKLKAGGTGQYDLVFPSDYMIGTMAEQGVIQELDMDKIPNYENVASKFSDPSYDPDPGTYSVPYQWGTSGIGWTTEMLGDTELNTWDAMWNDDYAGEITMMNDMRETIGAALKRRGYSLNTTDPEKIEEAKQDLIEQKELLLTYDSSNFEVKLINEQASPVHGWSGDIFRAYWETYEDDSSPVNYRVPEEGGVVWVDNGAITAEAQHPNAAHAFINYYSNARVAAAITNWTYFGSPNEAAEEHIYEEILEDPAIYPPDDVMDSLEYIENVGDARSHYSEAWTEIQNA